Proteins encoded within one genomic window of Numenius arquata chromosome 12, bNumArq3.hap1.1, whole genome shotgun sequence:
- the PEDS1 gene encoding plasmanylethanolamine desaturase 1 isoform X1 has protein sequence MLPRAAALAPGASPGPGRCSPPPAGLEEEEPPRGRAMASGGAESVPRRAEAAGPQAEAAEEPEGGSRRWGAQHAGARELAELYSPGKRLQEWISVILCFSLICFNFYNLLFYLRLEHTPSIIVGIFAGVITADFLSGLFHWGADTWGSVELPIVGKAFIRPFREHHIDPTAITRHDFIETNGDNCFMTLVPLANMAYKFVSFSPEALYETCPWECYVFALIIFITMTNQIHKWSHTYFGLPRWVIFLQDWHVILPRKHHRIHHVSPHETYFCITTGWLNYPLEKIRFWRCLENIIQGLTGEKPRADDMKWAQKIK, from the exons ATGCTGCCGCGGGCCGCAGCGCTGGCGCCGGGCGCCTCGCCGGGGCCTGGGCGCTgctcgccgccgcccgccggcctagaggaggaggagccgccgcggggccgggccatGGCGAGCGGCGGCGCCGAGAGCGTCCcgcggcgggcggaggcggcggggccgcagGCGGAGGCCGCGGAAGAACCGGAGGGCGGCAGCCGGCGGTGGGGAGCGCAGCACGCCGGGGCCCGAGAGCTGGCCGAGCTCTACTCCCCAG GAAAGAGACTACAAGAATGGATCTCTGTCATCTTATGCTTCTCTCTGATCTGTTTCAATTTTTACAATCTTCTCTTCTACTTGCGACTGGAACACACGCCCTCTATTATTGTTGGGATAT TTGCAGGAGTTATTACAGCTGACTTTCTATCAGGATTATTTCACTGGGGAGCAGATACCTGGGGATCTGTGGAGCTACCCATAGTTGGAAAG gcTTTCATCAGACCTTTTAGAGAACATCATATTGACCCCACAGCAATTACCAGACATGATTTTATAGAGACCAATGGAGACAACTGCTTTATGACGCTAGTCCCATTGGCAAACATGGCATACAAATTTGTTTCGTTTTCCCCAG aggCATTATATGAAACATGTCCTTGGGAGTGTTATGTCTTTGCCCTTATCATCTTCATAACCATGACGAACCAGATTCACAAGTGGTCTCATACGTACTTTGGTCTTCCACGCTGGGTCATATTTCTACAGGATTGGCATGTTATCCTGCCACGGAAGCATCACAGGATCCATCATGTGTCTCCACACGAGACATACTTCTGCATTACAACTG GTTGGCTGAACTATCCATTAGAGAAGATAAGATTCTGGAGGTGTTTGGAGAACATTATCCAAGGACTTACTGGGGAGAAGCCAAGAGCAGATGACATGAAATGGGCtcagaaaattaaataa
- the PEDS1 gene encoding plasmanylethanolamine desaturase 1 isoform X2 yields the protein MLPRAAALAPGASPGPGRCSPPPAGLEEEEPPRGRAMASGGAESVPRRAEAAGPQAEAAEEPEGGSRRWGAQHAGARELAELYSPVAGVITADFLSGLFHWGADTWGSVELPIVGKAFIRPFREHHIDPTAITRHDFIETNGDNCFMTLVPLANMAYKFVSFSPEALYETCPWECYVFALIIFITMTNQIHKWSHTYFGLPRWVIFLQDWHVILPRKHHRIHHVSPHETYFCITTGWLNYPLEKIRFWRCLENIIQGLTGEKPRADDMKWAQKIK from the exons ATGCTGCCGCGGGCCGCAGCGCTGGCGCCGGGCGCCTCGCCGGGGCCTGGGCGCTgctcgccgccgcccgccggcctagaggaggaggagccgccgcggggccgggccatGGCGAGCGGCGGCGCCGAGAGCGTCCcgcggcgggcggaggcggcggggccgcagGCGGAGGCCGCGGAAGAACCGGAGGGCGGCAGCCGGCGGTGGGGAGCGCAGCACGCCGGGGCCCGAGAGCTGGCCGAGCTCTACTCCCCAG TTGCAGGAGTTATTACAGCTGACTTTCTATCAGGATTATTTCACTGGGGAGCAGATACCTGGGGATCTGTGGAGCTACCCATAGTTGGAAAG gcTTTCATCAGACCTTTTAGAGAACATCATATTGACCCCACAGCAATTACCAGACATGATTTTATAGAGACCAATGGAGACAACTGCTTTATGACGCTAGTCCCATTGGCAAACATGGCATACAAATTTGTTTCGTTTTCCCCAG aggCATTATATGAAACATGTCCTTGGGAGTGTTATGTCTTTGCCCTTATCATCTTCATAACCATGACGAACCAGATTCACAAGTGGTCTCATACGTACTTTGGTCTTCCACGCTGGGTCATATTTCTACAGGATTGGCATGTTATCCTGCCACGGAAGCATCACAGGATCCATCATGTGTCTCCACACGAGACATACTTCTGCATTACAACTG GTTGGCTGAACTATCCATTAGAGAAGATAAGATTCTGGAGGTGTTTGGAGAACATTATCCAAGGACTTACTGGGGAGAAGCCAAGAGCAGATGACATGAAATGGGCtcagaaaattaaataa